A region of uncultured Carboxylicivirga sp. DNA encodes the following proteins:
- a CDS encoding response regulator transcription factor produces MPLNVSIIYTHQMWGDALYALINAKKDLRVSKVFHQSKINTWVYGHDPIYLLEGTYPDAKTLSSVRLLKNKEGKVILLGYLIDNEFVELLLSEGLDAFVLKTCCKDSLFEAINKVNNGFKYFCGPITELLTKKLHQKNTKPLLTEREKDVLVELVCMKRSREIAEKLNISEATVRTHRKNIMYKFGTKNYIGLLRYACREGILDSPGEKFCVGCKRIKCESALIG; encoded by the coding sequence ATGCCTCTTAATGTTTCCATCATTTACACCCATCAGATGTGGGGTGATGCATTATATGCTCTTATAAATGCAAAAAAGGACTTAAGGGTTTCTAAGGTTTTTCATCAAAGTAAAATAAACACATGGGTTTATGGGCACGATCCAATTTATTTATTAGAAGGAACCTATCCGGATGCTAAGACACTTAGTAGTGTGAGATTGTTGAAAAACAAAGAAGGCAAAGTGATTTTATTAGGGTATTTGATAGATAATGAGTTTGTTGAATTGTTACTTAGTGAAGGGCTGGATGCATTTGTTTTAAAGACCTGTTGTAAGGATAGTTTGTTTGAAGCAATTAATAAGGTTAATAATGGATTTAAATATTTTTGTGGCCCAATTACTGAATTATTAACTAAAAAGCTTCATCAAAAAAATACAAAACCTTTATTAACCGAACGAGAGAAGGATGTTTTGGTAGAATTGGTTTGTATGAAAAGATCAAGAGAAATTGCCGAGAAACTCAATATTAGTGAAGCAACTGTTAGAACTCACCGAAAAAATATAATGTATAAGTTCGGAACTAAAAACTACATCGGATTATTACGGTATGCTTGCAGGGAGGGTATCCTGGACTCTCCGGGTGAAAAATTTTGTGTTGGGTGTAAAAGAATTAAATGTGAATCTGCACTTATTGGGTAG
- a CDS encoding DUF5692 family protein, which produces MFLFDSISWQAGLMWFAVVAGLMLINEVTRSSKVLSYLFYIALPIALTIFIWPQTAGANSSTGTWFHWVKVYSSLAGVLGFMYLRYNENASKNKYLLLFPPIILSVNILEAVIRDFEVYALFSGDNFGTEINNIVMQGGSWNIMNGIAGILNILAISGWMGIFITKGKKYKDMIWPDMLWWWIISYDIWNFAYVYNCVSDHAYYAGAGLLISCTIPAFLMGKGAWLQHRAQTLAIWMMFTMSFPAFSDSSVFAVKSSHSTTALWAVSFLALLSNVLLIVFHIYKVVKHKRNPFKQEIYTDELAYKKLLLKK; this is translated from the coding sequence ATGTTTCTATTCGATTCAATCTCATGGCAGGCAGGACTAATGTGGTTTGCTGTTGTAGCAGGTTTAATGCTTATCAATGAAGTAACAAGATCAAGTAAAGTACTATCTTATCTATTTTACATTGCTTTACCCATTGCTCTTACAATTTTCATATGGCCCCAAACAGCCGGTGCTAATTCGAGCACAGGTACATGGTTTCATTGGGTTAAAGTATATTCATCACTAGCTGGTGTTTTAGGTTTTATGTATCTGCGTTACAACGAAAACGCATCTAAAAACAAGTATTTATTACTTTTCCCACCGATTATTCTTTCAGTTAATATACTAGAAGCCGTTATTCGCGATTTTGAAGTCTATGCCCTGTTTAGTGGAGACAATTTTGGCACTGAAATTAATAATATTGTTATGCAAGGTGGATCATGGAATATTATGAATGGTATTGCCGGAATTCTAAATATTCTTGCTATTTCTGGTTGGATGGGAATATTTATAACAAAAGGTAAAAAATATAAGGACATGATTTGGCCTGATATGTTATGGTGGTGGATTATATCTTACGACATCTGGAATTTTGCCTATGTATACAATTGCGTATCAGATCATGCCTATTATGCTGGTGCTGGTTTACTAATTTCTTGTACCATACCAGCATTCTTAATGGGGAAAGGAGCATGGTTACAACATCGTGCACAAACATTAGCTATTTGGATGATGTTCACAATGAGTTTTCCGGCTTTTTCTGACAGCTCCGTTTTTGCAGTCAAATCATCACACAGCACGACTGCTTTATGGGCAGTTAGCTTCCTGGCCTTATTAAGCAATGTTTTACTAATTGTTTTTCATATCTATAAAGTAGTGAAGCACAAACGCAATCCATTCAAACAGGAAATTTACACTGATGAATTAGCATACAAGAAATTACTGTTGAAAAAATAA
- a CDS encoding Crp/Fnr family transcriptional regulator produces MFEQLENIIKKEVTFSSEFWEELKNCAENIYIKKNEHLIHQGEVCRYGYFLNRGSLIHYFQSENGKETVLSFYVDHYYQFLSSPLSYFNEIGSTFEIKALEDCELIAFHKDNLEKLSQKYPDFAVFYHKITATALHNMYLYTAMRLSLSAEDFLIYLMKNMSAIFDRIPDKYIAQFVGVSGEWLCKVKKKILITNNI; encoded by the coding sequence ATGTTTGAACAGCTGGAGAATATAATAAAAAAGGAAGTAACTTTTTCATCAGAATTTTGGGAGGAGTTGAAAAATTGTGCTGAAAATATATACATTAAAAAAAACGAACATCTTATTCATCAAGGTGAAGTTTGCAGATATGGATATTTTTTAAACAGAGGAAGCCTGATTCATTATTTTCAAAGCGAGAATGGTAAAGAAACAGTATTAAGTTTTTATGTTGACCATTATTATCAATTTTTATCCTCCCCATTAAGTTATTTTAATGAAATTGGAAGCACCTTTGAAATTAAAGCACTGGAAGATTGTGAATTAATTGCTTTTCATAAAGATAACTTGGAGAAACTCTCACAAAAATATCCCGACTTCGCAGTATTCTATCATAAAATTACAGCCACCGCATTACACAATATGTATCTGTATACAGCCATGCGGCTATCTCTTTCTGCTGAAGATTTTCTAATTTATCTTATGAAGAATATGTCTGCGATTTTTGATCGCATACCTGATAAATATATAGCCCAATTTGTGGGTGTCAGTGGCGAATGGCTGTGTAAGGTGAAAAAGAAAATATTAATTACCAACAATATTTAA
- a CDS encoding FKBP-type peptidyl-prolyl cis-trans isomerase, with product MSKGKGKKHNSGSSGQNRKKTEDFLLQNKNKQGIFETSSGLQYEIVIETKGPKPSNNSIVKVHQRAMLLGGKILDDTYKDATPLEFNLNETIEGYTEGLQMMSVGSRYRFFIPPELGWGKKGSGGRIGPYALTIFDVALLEIID from the coding sequence ATGAGCAAAGGGAAAGGCAAGAAACACAATAGCGGATCAAGTGGACAAAACAGAAAGAAGACTGAAGACTTTCTGCTTCAAAATAAAAACAAACAAGGTATTTTCGAGACATCATCTGGATTACAATACGAGATAGTTATTGAAACAAAGGGTCCTAAACCATCAAATAACAGCATTGTTAAAGTGCATCAGAGGGCAATGTTATTGGGTGGCAAGATATTGGACGATACTTATAAAGATGCCACTCCATTAGAATTTAACTTAAACGAAACAATAGAAGGATACACCGAAGGACTACAGATGATGTCGGTTGGTAGTCGCTACCGCTTTTTCATCCCACCGGAATTAGGATGGGGTAAAAAAGGATCTGGTGGAAGAATCGGTCCTTACGCTTTGACCATTTTTGACGTAGCATTATTAGAAATTATCGACTAA
- a CDS encoding DUF2795 domain-containing protein: MYWTLELASKLEDAPWPASKDELIDFAIRSGAPLEVIENLQEIEDEGEVFESIEDIWPDYPSKEDFFFNEDEY; this comes from the coding sequence ATGTATTGGACACTCGAATTAGCCTCTAAGTTAGAAGATGCGCCATGGCCGGCATCGAAAGATGAGTTGATCGATTTTGCAATTCGTTCAGGCGCCCCTCTTGAAGTTATTGAGAATCTTCAGGAAATAGAGGATGAAGGAGAAGTTTTTGAGAGTATTGAGGATATCTGGCCAGATTACCCGAGTAAGGAAGACTTTTTCTTTAATGAGGATGAATATTAA
- a CDS encoding class I SAM-dependent methyltransferase — translation MNYFLFKSYLKYWFRSRYRKGYGLHSPFVFNLVRELIYCKLPFYAFPRMDALRKKLKISQATIQMCDYGAGSTAFSSQIRKVSDLEKKSSVNKKYGEILFRLVNEFKPQNIIELGTSLGISTCYLAMPDSNCKVYSIEGCENTANIARKNLQEMKCNGVELINGQFQDVLPDLVASLDQLDFVFFDGHHEKIATIDYFNQCLLKKWNNTVFVFDDIHWSKGMDEAWEIIYSHPSVTVSIDLFQIGIIFFRKECKKQHFVVKY, via the coding sequence ATGAATTATTTTCTTTTTAAAAGTTATCTAAAATATTGGTTTCGTTCTCGTTATAGGAAAGGGTATGGATTACATAGTCCGTTTGTTTTTAATTTGGTTCGTGAACTGATTTATTGCAAATTACCTTTCTATGCTTTTCCAAGAATGGATGCATTAAGAAAAAAATTAAAAATTTCTCAGGCAACAATTCAAATGTGTGATTATGGGGCCGGCAGTACTGCTTTCTCATCGCAGATACGTAAAGTGTCTGATTTAGAAAAAAAATCATCCGTAAATAAAAAATATGGAGAAATATTATTTCGTCTGGTGAATGAGTTTAAACCACAAAATATTATTGAACTGGGCACTTCGTTAGGCATAAGTACCTGCTATCTGGCAATGCCTGATAGTAATTGCAAAGTGTATTCCATAGAAGGTTGCGAAAATACGGCAAATATAGCCAGAAAGAATCTGCAAGAAATGAAGTGTAATGGAGTTGAGTTGATTAATGGGCAGTTTCAGGATGTATTGCCAGATTTAGTCGCTTCATTGGATCAATTAGACTTTGTTTTTTTTGATGGACATCATGAAAAGATTGCAACCATTGATTATTTTAACCAATGTCTTCTAAAAAAATGGAATAACACAGTTTTTGTTTTTGATGATATTCATTGGTCAAAAGGAATGGATGAAGCATGGGAAATTATATACAGTCATCCTTCGGTTACTGTTTCAATTGATTTATTTCAGATTGGAATTATTTTCTTTCGAAAAGAATGTAAAAAGCAACATTTTGTTGTAAAGTATTAA
- a CDS encoding ABC transporter ATP-binding protein — MQKQVIEINNITKFYHVGTETVKALQGVSLSIDRGEYVAIMGPSGSGKSTLMNMIGALDTPTGGQYILNGTDVSHLSDDSLAEIRNKEIGFVFQTFNLLPRYTALENAMLPLIYAGVPKHDRLKRGEEVMEKVGLTNRMLHKPNEMSGGQRQRVAVARALVNHPSIILADEPTGNLDSKTSVDIMNLFDEIHGAGNTIILVTHEEDIAQHAHRIIRLRDGLIESDTINKPVEQLA, encoded by the coding sequence ATGCAAAAACAAGTTATAGAAATCAATAACATTACAAAGTTCTACCATGTTGGAACTGAGACAGTAAAAGCACTTCAAGGTGTTTCCCTTTCAATAGATCGCGGTGAATATGTGGCTATTATGGGGCCTTCAGGTTCAGGAAAGTCAACTTTGATGAATATGATTGGAGCACTTGATACTCCAACAGGCGGGCAGTATATCTTAAATGGTACCGATGTTAGTCATCTAAGTGATGATAGTTTGGCTGAGATTAGAAACAAAGAAATTGGGTTCGTTTTCCAGACATTTAATTTACTACCTCGATATACAGCTCTTGAAAATGCCATGTTACCTCTTATTTATGCAGGTGTTCCAAAACATGATCGTTTAAAAAGAGGAGAAGAAGTAATGGAGAAAGTTGGGCTTACCAACAGAATGTTGCATAAGCCTAATGAAATGTCGGGTGGTCAGCGACAAAGGGTTGCTGTTGCCAGGGCACTGGTTAATCACCCATCTATTATTTTGGCTGATGAGCCTACTGGTAATCTGGATTCGAAAACTTCTGTGGATATCATGAATCTGTTTGATGAAATTCACGGAGCAGGTAATACCATTATTTTAGTAACGCATGAGGAGGATATTGCCCAACATGCTCATCGCATTATACGACTAAGAGACGGATTAATTGAATCTGATACAATTAATAAACCAGTCGAGCAATTAGCGTAG
- a CDS encoding S8 family serine peptidase — translation MKLSFLIIAICIMYGVCHAQNDAVGLSVTQKNKLEKFASEKSNRFVEQNNRAQILAKKYGLNMIQPTRNGGVIILQYFINGKPFFFITDNINASHTVSANLLWPDVDSEFSLNGNLIEVGLWDGGKVYQEHQEFVMNPEKIWQRDNPSFFLNHSTHVAGTIIADGVDPLSKGIASDAKILAYDFNNSISEMAVAASENLLLSNHSYGKICGWSYNASNEYWFWYGDVSLDQEKDVDFGYYDSICWDLDYITYNAPNFLIVKSAGNDRGEGPSEQPITHYDWNEGWVKVNDAHAIDGGESGYQTISSMAVSKNSLVVGAVNDLPNGYSDAESVEIELYSSWGPTSDGRIKPDVVANGSGVYSCIASGESDYISYSGTSMSAANASGAIALLLQLQQQLQPEINLRSSTVKGLLIQTADECGESDGPDYKYGYGLINAFKAASLLKKNVDSGGEMITEGLVISDESNTYQIEVGENTEQLKITLCWTDLPGPVDNQLEENVTPNLVNDLDVTLEDDQGNIYYPWILDPLNPDGAAIHGVNYLDNVEQIVLNNPLSGVYQIKVNGAKILEGSNQSFSLICDGQLVDSGMQPPKNLGYRLEDGTVILTWNAPDNKPVDYNIYVNYQNFNQCDDTCFIISDIQEGADYQFFITANYLKETIKESLPTNTIIVSISGEEHIPFLTTFDEGKDGWLIKEDKTGWRWGNRDSLTSYYLRFEENETPFLWIDSGIMSGSIHVTDKAISPPVDLSNVENIRLSFDYILMTESYGVIDDLFILCRQTGDESWTTIAELGQSSKWKSYELPLPPEFAKSNIQIAFYYDDYYQRGMGAAIDNINLVADIVTDIVYNEDKPKIRIYNNMIELNSIDVNTTNFNWSVYDLLGRKIEEGNGNLLEGRASFNIGNRKKQVVILRLQLGGQMYFYKVLLQ, via the coding sequence ATGAAATTATCTTTTCTTATAATCGCTATTTGCATTATGTATGGTGTTTGTCATGCACAAAATGATGCTGTAGGATTGAGTGTTACACAAAAAAATAAACTCGAAAAATTTGCATCAGAGAAATCAAATAGGTTTGTAGAGCAAAATAATAGAGCCCAAATACTGGCTAAAAAGTATGGATTAAACATGATTCAGCCAACCCGCAATGGTGGAGTTATCATTCTTCAATATTTTATCAATGGCAAACCTTTCTTTTTCATTACTGATAATATTAATGCTTCACATACTGTTTCTGCTAATCTGTTATGGCCTGATGTGGATTCTGAGTTTTCATTAAATGGTAATCTGATTGAGGTTGGTTTATGGGATGGCGGAAAGGTTTATCAGGAACATCAGGAGTTTGTAATGAACCCAGAAAAAATCTGGCAAAGAGATAATCCTTCATTTTTTTTGAACCATTCAACGCATGTAGCTGGAACAATTATAGCAGATGGAGTTGATCCACTTAGTAAGGGAATTGCGTCAGATGCCAAAATATTAGCTTATGATTTTAATAATAGTATTTCAGAAATGGCAGTAGCGGCATCTGAGAATTTATTGTTGTCAAATCATTCATATGGAAAAATTTGCGGGTGGAGCTATAATGCATCAAACGAATATTGGTTTTGGTACGGTGATGTTTCTTTGGATCAGGAAAAGGACGTTGATTTTGGTTATTACGATTCCATTTGTTGGGATTTAGATTATATCACATACAATGCGCCAAACTTTCTTATTGTAAAATCAGCGGGTAATGATAGAGGTGAGGGGCCTTCAGAGCAACCAATTACTCATTATGACTGGAATGAAGGCTGGGTGAAAGTGAACGATGCTCATGCTATTGATGGAGGAGAGTCGGGATATCAAACGATTAGTTCAATGGCTGTTTCAAAGAACTCACTTGTTGTTGGTGCGGTAAATGATTTACCCAATGGTTATTCGGATGCGGAGTCGGTTGAGATTGAATTATATAGTTCGTGGGGACCAACATCTGATGGGAGAATTAAACCCGATGTTGTGGCTAATGGTTCTGGTGTTTATTCCTGTATTGCAAGTGGTGAATCGGATTATATATCATATTCCGGAACTTCGATGTCGGCAGCCAATGCATCAGGAGCTATCGCTTTATTACTGCAATTGCAACAACAATTACAACCAGAAATAAACCTAAGGTCATCCACTGTTAAGGGGTTACTAATTCAAACTGCAGATGAATGTGGTGAGAGTGATGGTCCGGATTACAAATATGGCTATGGATTGATAAATGCATTTAAGGCAGCCAGCTTATTAAAAAAGAATGTTGATTCTGGTGGTGAAATGATCACTGAGGGTTTGGTAATAAGTGATGAGTCTAATACTTATCAGATTGAAGTTGGAGAAAATACTGAACAATTAAAAATTACTCTTTGCTGGACAGATCTTCCTGGTCCCGTTGATAACCAGTTAGAGGAAAATGTTACTCCCAATTTGGTTAATGATTTGGATGTAACTCTTGAAGACGATCAGGGCAATATTTATTATCCTTGGATTCTGGACCCATTAAATCCTGATGGAGCAGCTATTCATGGTGTTAACTATCTTGATAATGTTGAACAAATAGTTTTAAATAATCCTTTATCAGGAGTCTATCAGATAAAGGTGAATGGAGCAAAAATTTTGGAAGGATCCAATCAGTCATTTAGTTTAATTTGTGATGGTCAATTGGTAGATAGTGGAATGCAACCTCCCAAAAATCTGGGTTATCGATTGGAAGACGGAACAGTGATACTTACCTGGAATGCTCCGGATAACAAGCCAGTTGATTATAATATCTATGTGAATTATCAAAATTTCAACCAATGTGATGATACTTGTTTTATCATTAGTGATATACAAGAAGGGGCAGATTATCAATTCTTTATTACTGCTAATTATTTAAAAGAAACGATAAAGGAAAGTCTTCCTACTAATACAATCATTGTCTCAATTTCAGGGGAAGAACATATTCCTTTTTTAACAACCTTTGATGAAGGAAAGGATGGATGGCTAATCAAGGAAGATAAAACAGGATGGCGATGGGGCAACAGAGATTCGTTGACATCTTATTACTTGCGGTTTGAAGAAAATGAAACTCCATTTTTATGGATTGATTCCGGAATAATGTCTGGTAGTATTCATGTTACTGATAAAGCCATATCACCTCCTGTAGACTTGTCTAATGTGGAAAATATAAGACTGTCATTTGATTATATTTTGATGACAGAGTCATACGGAGTAATAGATGATCTGTTTATTTTATGCAGGCAGACTGGAGATGAAAGCTGGACTACGATAGCAGAATTAGGGCAAAGCTCTAAATGGAAATCTTATGAACTGCCGCTTCCACCTGAATTTGCGAAATCTAATATTCAGATAGCATTTTATTACGATGATTATTACCAAAGGGGTATGGGGGCTGCTATCGATAATATAAATCTGGTTGCTGATATTGTTACAGACATTGTTTACAATGAAGATAAACCAAAGATTCGTATTTATAATAATATGATTGAGTTGAATTCAATTGATGTAAACACAACAAATTTTAACTGGTCGGTTTATGATCTTTTAGGCCGAAAGATTGAAGAAGGAAACGGAAATTTATTAGAAGGAAGGGCTTCATTTAATATTGGCAACCGGAAAAAACAGGTTGTGATTTTAAGGCTTCAGTTAGGAGGTCAAATGTATTTTTATAAGGTTTTACTTCAATAA
- a CDS encoding OstA-like protein, with protein MTLRTFLLLAILTTSFEFSFSQQKSKVKVEHSDVLRGRTEVAPNARLFIGNVKIRHENTIMFCDSAYLYPDSNYIDAYHNIHIIQNDSIHLYGDYLTYVGSIGLAKVRQNVKVEKQDITLYTDFMDFDRIKNIGYYYNGGEVLSGDNNLISDWGYYYPDYNEVHFKDSVVVTNPKYTIFSDTLKYNTITEVSSILGPTFIVSDDNIIYSEDGYYDTMHDKAKLQKNSYIQGKEQLLLGDTIFYDRNDGMGEVFCNFELHDTTNHIIIKGDYGYYNEKTEYALATDMAQLLQIYRTDTLFLHADTLKAVPLPQDTSKILQAYYNVKFFRKDMQGRCDSMVYDFRDSTNTFYNTPILWAQNNQMTAQTIKLYTRNQAMYKADLINSAFVVAPDDSIFYNQIKGRNMTGYFRDNDIYKIDVDGNGQTVYYPKDDQLTIGVNRAESSSLTIHLKNRAISGIMLKGDPSGNLNPPLILPVEDVRLQGFIWLDEIRPKNKMDIFRKIGLPEMTEVTKVYDDYKFGDE; from the coding sequence ATGACATTAAGGACATTCTTACTATTAGCTATACTAACAACTTCGTTTGAATTCTCGTTTAGCCAACAAAAGTCTAAAGTAAAAGTTGAACATTCTGATGTTTTGAGAGGAAGAACAGAAGTGGCTCCTAATGCGAGACTATTCATTGGTAATGTAAAAATAAGACATGAAAATACAATCATGTTTTGTGACAGTGCCTATTTATATCCTGATTCCAATTATATAGATGCCTATCACAATATTCATATTATACAAAACGACTCTATTCATTTATATGGAGATTACCTCACCTATGTTGGATCTATTGGTCTGGCAAAAGTCAGACAAAACGTCAAGGTGGAAAAACAGGACATAACATTGTACACCGATTTTATGGACTTTGATCGCATAAAGAATATTGGTTATTATTATAATGGTGGTGAAGTATTAAGTGGAGATAATAACTTAATTAGTGACTGGGGTTATTACTATCCCGATTATAATGAAGTACATTTTAAAGATTCAGTAGTTGTAACCAATCCTAAGTACACTATTTTTTCAGACACACTTAAATATAATACCATCACAGAAGTATCAAGCATACTTGGACCTACATTTATTGTAAGCGATGACAATATTATATATAGTGAAGATGGTTATTACGATACCATGCACGACAAAGCAAAGCTTCAAAAAAACAGTTACATCCAAGGTAAAGAGCAATTACTATTGGGCGACACTATTTTCTACGATCGAAATGATGGTATGGGAGAAGTCTTCTGTAATTTTGAACTTCATGATACAACAAACCATATTATTATAAAAGGTGATTATGGTTATTACAACGAAAAGACTGAATATGCTTTGGCTACCGACATGGCTCAATTGCTGCAAATCTATAGGACCGACACCTTATTTTTACATGCCGATACCTTAAAAGCGGTTCCTTTACCTCAGGACACAAGTAAAATTCTCCAGGCCTATTATAATGTAAAGTTCTTCAGGAAGGATATGCAGGGACGTTGTGATTCGATGGTTTATGATTTCAGAGACTCAACAAATACCTTTTATAATACACCTATATTATGGGCTCAGAATAACCAGATGACTGCCCAAACAATTAAGCTTTACACACGCAATCAGGCAATGTACAAAGCTGACCTTATTAATTCGGCATTTGTGGTTGCACCCGACGACAGTATTTTCTATAATCAGATTAAGGGAAGGAATATGACGGGATATTTTCGAGATAACGATATTTATAAAATAGACGTTGACGGAAATGGGCAAACCGTTTACTATCCTAAGGACGACCAATTAACAATAGGAGTTAACAGAGCCGAAAGCAGTAGTCTTACTATACATCTAAAAAACAGAGCTATTTCTGGCATCATGTTGAAAGGAGATCCTTCGGGAAACCTGAATCCACCTTTAATATTACCAGTTGAAGATGTTCGATTACAAGGATTCATTTGGCTGGATGAAATAAGGCCCAAGAATAAAATGGACATATTCCGAAAAATTGGATTGCCTGAAATGACCGAAGTCACAAAAGTGTATGATGATTATAAATTTGGAGACGAATAA
- a CDS encoding cob(I)yrinic acid a,c-diamide adenosyltransferase: MKKSVVYTKTGDKGLTGLIGGTRVPKNHARLEAYGTIDELMSFIGLIRSYDIPDSDGKTLISVQSKLFTIGAYLATDTSVSDMRSKLKYSDEHIEELELSMDHLENNLPPLKSFLLPGGHPAVGHCHVARTVCRRAERRVIDVAEEFDIDNWVMRYLNRLSDYLFVLSRHLSNYYGVDEIPWLPEL; the protein is encoded by the coding sequence ATGAAGAAAAGTGTTGTTTATACTAAAACCGGCGATAAAGGTTTGACCGGTTTGATTGGTGGTACCCGAGTTCCAAAAAATCATGCCCGATTAGAAGCTTATGGTACTATTGATGAACTAATGAGTTTTATTGGATTAATAAGGTCATATGATATTCCTGATTCTGATGGTAAGACCTTAATTTCTGTTCAATCTAAACTATTCACAATTGGAGCATATTTAGCTACAGATACATCTGTTTCTGATATGAGGAGTAAATTAAAATATAGTGATGAGCATATTGAGGAATTGGAATTGTCAATGGATCATCTGGAGAATAATTTACCGCCCTTAAAAAGTTTTCTTTTGCCAGGAGGTCATCCCGCAGTTGGACATTGCCATGTTGCTCGTACTGTTTGTCGCCGAGCAGAACGAAGAGTAATAGATGTTGCTGAGGAATTTGATATAGATAATTGGGTTATGAGATATCTTAACAGACTGTCTGACTATTTGTTTGTTTTATCGCGTCATTTGTCAAACTATTATGGCGTTGATGAAATTCCATGGCTGCCTGAGTTGTAA